The Vicia villosa cultivar HV-30 ecotype Madison, WI linkage group LG1, Vvil1.0, whole genome shotgun sequence genome includes a region encoding these proteins:
- the LOC131644002 gene encoding DEAD-box ATP-dependent RNA helicase 3, chloroplastic-like encodes MASISGTIGTPPSLQIPKTPASFSLHNTSRFNTLLRLRPNHKTPAVSFVISAIATPNTSTLTAQEAFKGFNVDDDSNDQLNNLPVAVSKDELDVSKLDFPSRLVDSLRRRGITSLFPIQRAVLLPAIEGRDIIARARTGTGKTLAFGIPIIKGLTENEESTMRRGRLPKVLVLAPTRELAKQVEKEIQESAPFLNTVCVYGGVSYDIQRNALSRGVDVVVGTPGRLIDLINGKSLKLNEIQYLVLDEADQMLAVGFEEDVELILEKIPSQRQIMLFSATMPGWVKKLSRKHLNNPLTIDLVGDREEKLAEGIKLYAVSATASSKRRILYGLINEYGKGGKTIVFTRTKRDADEIALSLSNSIPSKALHGDISQYQREKTLNGFRQGRFTVLVATDVASRGLDIPNVDLIIHYELPDGPETFVHRSGRTGRAGKEGAAVVMYTATQKRTVMSFERDIGSRFEFISPPPMQDLPELPTRLGVDTLDRDRSIRRGSRDQRGYRTGGDDWSSGVRRSGGDDWSSGGRRSGGDDWSSGGRRSGGDDWSSGGRRSGGDDWSSGGRRSGGNDFLSGGRRSSGYSLSNRTSSPNRSSSPNRYSSPNGGACFNCGESGHRASECPSKRDLF; translated from the exons ATGGCTTCCATTTCCGGTACCATTGGAACTCCTCCCTCTCTTCAAATTCCCAAAACCCCAGCCTCCTTTTCACTCCACAACACTTCCCGTTTCAACACCCTTCTCCGTCTCCGTCCCAACCACAAAACCCCCGCCGTTTCTTTCGTTATCTCCGCTATTGCCACTCCCAACACTTCCACTCTCACCGCTCAAGAAGCCTTCAAGGGTTTTAACGTTGATGATGACTCTAATGACCAACTCAACAACCTCCCTGTTGCCGTCAGCAAAGACGAACTCGACGTTTCCAAACTCGATTTTCCTTCTCGACTTGTGGACTCGCTCCGAAGACGAGGAATTACCAGTCTCTTCCCTATTCAG AGAGCCGTGTTGCTGCCTGCAATAGAAGGTAGAGATATCATTGCTCGTGCAAGGACTGGGACCGGGAAGACACTAGCATTTGGAATTCCAATTATCAAGGGTCTCACTGAGAATGAAGAAAGCACCATGAG GCGGGGGCGGCTTCCTAAAGTACTGGTCCTTGCACCAACTAGGGAGTTAGCAAAGCAAGTCGAGAAGGAGATACAAGAATCAGCACCTTTTCTGAACACTGTTTGTGTTTATGGTGGTGTTTCTTATGATATTCAGAGGAATGCGCTTTCACGTGGTGTTGATGTTGTGGTCGGAACACCTGGGAGGCTAATTGACTTGATAAATGGAAAAAGCCTTAAACTTAATGAAATTCAGTATTTGGTACTTGATGAGGCCGATCAGATGCTTGCTGTTGGGTTTGAGGAGGATGTGGAATTGATTTTAGAAAAGATCCCATCTCAGCGGCAGATCATGCTTTTCTCTGCAACCATGCCGGGTTGGGTCAAGAAGTTGTCAAGAAAACATTTGAACAATCCTTTGACTATTGATTTG GTCGGTGATAGAGAAGAAAAGCTTGCTGAGGGAATCAAACTTTATGCTGTATCAGCCACTGCATCATCAAAGCGGAGAATTCTTTATGGTCTTATAAAT GAATATGGAAAGGGTGGGAAGACTATTGTTTTCACACGGACAAAAAGGGATGCTGATGAAATTGCACTGTCATTATCAAATAGTATACCTTCTAAAGCACTGCATGGTGATATCTCTCAGTATCAGAGAGAGAAAACATTGAACGGTTTTCGGCAAGGGAGATTCACAGTGCTTGTTGCTACTGACGTTGCTTCTCGTGGACTAGATATTCCCAATGTTGATTTG ATTATACATTATGAACTTCCCGATGGTCCCGAGACTTTTGTTCACCGCTCTGGTCGTACTGGACGTGCTGGAAAAGAGGGTGCTGCTGTAGTAATGTATACCGCTACCCAGAAAAGAACTGTTATGTCCTTTGAGCGTGACATAGGCTCCAGGTTTGAATTTATTAGTCCACCACCTATGCAAGATTTACCAGAATTACCTACCAGGCTAGGAGTTGATACACTTGATAGAGATAGAAGTATTCGGAGAGGTTCTAGGGATCAGAGAGGTTATAGAACTGGTGGGGATGACTGGTCAAGTGGTGTTAGACGATCAGGTGGGGATGACTGGTCAAGTGGTGGTAGACGATCAGGTGGGGATGACTGGTCAAGTGGAGGTAGGCGATCAGGTGGGGATGACTGGTCAAGTGGAGGTAGGCGATCAGGTGGAGATGACTGGTCAAGTGGAGGTAGGCGATCAGGTGGGAATGACTTTTTAAGTGGAGGTAGACGGTCAAGCGGATATTCGTTATCAAACAGAACTTCATCGCCAAACAGATCTTCATCGCCAAACAGATATTCATCGCCAAACGG AGGGGCTTGTTTTAATTGCGGAGAATCAGGGCATCGGGCGTCAGAGTGTCCCAGTAAACGAGACTTATTTTAG
- the LOC131615604 gene encoding pentatricopeptide repeat-containing protein At4g38150-like, which produces MAFYAKSAISRALIFTSPSPFSRTKLLQYTSLFSFLTSTPISTNPSHSPNSNPILRHFTSSNKNLDTKLNFSPSDSDSDSDDESTALTKPTTDKSRKLPPPYDPFSKKPAIEEPKDPKDLQEIFHKMRSGDGLLNHAVKMFDALSKQGLTHEALELFGQIKDKGQMPDVVAHTAIIEAYANAGQPKEAHKAYMRMLASGVAPNAYTYAVLIRGLAGNSKFSKDAKKYVVEMFEKGMRPNAETYTAVFEGLVKEEKMDEAVQLLEEMKGKGFVPDEKAVKEVLSNKRGPVCRTVINILFGK; this is translated from the coding sequence ATGGCTTTCTACGCAAAATCAGCAATATCTCGCGCTCTCATTTTCACCTCCCCTTCACCCTTCTCCCGCACCAAACTTCTCCAATATACGTCACTGTTCTCCTTTCTCACATCCACACCCATTTCCACAAACCCTTCCCATTCTCCCAACTCCAATCCCATCCTACGTCATTTCACTTCCTCCAACAAAAACTTAGACACCAAACTCAATTTCTCTCCCTCCGATTCCGATTCCGATTCCGACGATGAAAGCACCGCATTAACTAAACCCACCACCGACAAGAGTAGAAAACTACCACCACCCTATGACCCATTCAGCAAGAAACCAGCAATAGAAGAACCCAAAGACCCAAAAGACTTACAAGAAATCTTCCACAAAATGAGAAGCGGTGATGGGTTGTTGAATCATGCAGTCAAGATGTTCGACGCTTTGTCCAAACAGGGTCTAACACACGAAGCGTTAGAACTTTTCGGTCAGATCAAGGACAAAGGTCAAATGCCAGATGTGGTGGCCCACACGGCCATAATTGAGGCTTATGCCAATGCTGGCCAACCAAAAGAGGCTCATAAAGCTTACATGAGAATGCTTGCTTCTGGGGTGGCTCCTAATGCTTATACCTATGCTGTTCTCATTAGGGGACTTGCGGGGAATAGTAAGTTTTCGAAGGATGCGAAGAAGTATGTAGTGGAAATGTTTGAGAAAGGGATGAGACCTAATGCTGAGACATATACTGCTGTGTTTGAGGGGTTGGTTAAAGAGGAGAAGATGGATGAGGCTGTGCAGTTGCTGGAGGAAATGAAGGGGAAGGGGTTTGTTCCTGATGAGAAAGCTGTAAAGGAGGTTCTTAGCAACAAAAGGGGACCAGTTTGTAGAACTGTTATAAACATTCTCTTTGGTAAATAG